The Nocardioides humi genome includes a region encoding these proteins:
- a CDS encoding N-acyl homoserine lactonase family protein — translation MAGPHRAGHGPARHRLHRRQVGGPRSSVPRCAAGDGRRARAGRIDHLVLSHLHFDHTGHIGEVADATVHIQQREMQFWLGRHAGVGEYAALCDPDDLSALVHANVAGRLRWLDGDADLVPGVTLHLVGGHTPGSQVVRVETDRGPVVLAADASHFYANYENRAPYAIAHTLPLMYDAFERLAELAGPEGLVIPGHDPLVMERFPSAGPGLEGRAVRIA, via the coding sequence GTGGCTGGTCCGCACCGAGCAGGCCACGGTCCTGCTCGACACCGGCTTCACCGCCGCCAAGTCGGAGGCCCTCGGTCGTCCGTACCACGGTGCGCCGCTGGAGACGGCCGCCGAGCTCGGGCGGGGCGGATCGACCACCTCGTCCTCTCCCACCTCCACTTCGACCACACCGGCCACATCGGCGAGGTCGCCGACGCGACCGTGCACATCCAGCAGCGCGAGATGCAGTTCTGGCTGGGGCGCCACGCAGGGGTGGGGGAGTACGCCGCCCTGTGCGACCCGGACGACCTCTCCGCCCTGGTCCACGCCAACGTCGCCGGCCGGCTCCGGTGGCTGGACGGCGATGCCGACCTGGTCCCCGGGGTGACCCTCCACCTGGTGGGCGGTCACACCCCGGGATCCCAGGTGGTGCGCGTCGAGACCGACCGCGGGCCCGTCGTGCTGGCGGCCGACGCCAGTCACTTCTACGCCAACTACGAGAACCGGGCGCCGTACGCGATCGCCCACACGCTGCCGCTGATGTACGACGCGTTCGAGCGTCTCGCCGAGCTGGCGGGACCCGAGGGCCTCGTGATCCCGGGCCACGACCCCCTGGTCATGGAGCGGTTCCCGTCGGCAGGCCCGGGCCTCGAGGGCCGCGCGGTCCGCATCGCCTGA
- a CDS encoding xanthine dehydrogenase family protein molybdopterin-binding subunit, which translates to MSEPAPEREFTYIGKPFPLREDFRYVQGRGRYIDDVDRPGMTYLALASTSVAHARLIDVDVSEALATEGVLAVITGRELAEAILPVPQNLDLPEVLWYPLAVDKIRYSGEPVAAIIATSRAIAEDAADLVVADYEELDPVVDPKAAMAPDAAVLHEKIGSNVVWHDSFDWGSDVDEIFASADHVFEFDYRWNRNGGVPLETMGVIADYDVRRDVLEVWASHQSPHLDSEIAKVLRLSDRQVLLHQDIEVGGSYGAKRGRKQVFLTSYASRTVKRPVKYIEDRRDNLIAGDAHGPDRYFSARFAVTEAGVVKGFQLDIVDDVGAYVGRGPLQMGKPVTAVVGAYTIEAVRYTGTAVTTNKTNQAPFRGFGMGPHNYVLDRSMDRIARALGIDRVEIRRRNLIPADAFPYRIPSGSTYDSGNFQGALEKALSMPGCPLVERPEPTPGTLLGVGLSTCVEPSGGNQAIFSFLNPKAPGMTPETTKLTITNDGSLIATIGFQSTGQSHESLVTQLLCEELGFPRERIVVERGNSHSGMVGATPIGDRMTLMLGSAVHKAAAKMRAKLLRIAAFRLDLPEDRLTYRDMAVTADGDGRRVTVKELIHAAYHEQLGIPEDEEPGLTITAIAKLPGGGLGLDEKRRLQHGFPSYGFSVHIPVVEIDKETFRVRLRDYYVVHDCGQVINPLVVDGMVIGGISQAIGSILLEHFDYSEDGQPLSTSFMDYMLPTADVMPTRIRLAEQRTPSPLHPYGAKGTGEGGYLGGPAAIASAIDDALAQLGVVVGTTPITPARIFAAVQEAGALEEAIA; encoded by the coding sequence ATGAGTGAGCCGGCACCCGAACGCGAGTTCACCTACATCGGCAAGCCCTTCCCGCTGCGCGAGGACTTCCGCTACGTCCAGGGTCGCGGCCGCTACATCGACGACGTCGATCGGCCGGGCATGACCTATCTGGCGTTGGCCTCCACCTCGGTCGCCCACGCCCGGCTGATCGACGTCGACGTCAGCGAGGCGCTGGCCACCGAGGGCGTCCTGGCGGTGATCACCGGCCGCGAGCTGGCCGAGGCGATCCTGCCCGTCCCGCAGAACCTCGACCTTCCCGAGGTGCTCTGGTATCCGCTGGCCGTCGACAAGATCCGCTACTCGGGCGAGCCGGTGGCCGCGATCATCGCGACCTCGCGCGCCATCGCCGAGGATGCCGCCGACCTGGTGGTGGCGGACTACGAGGAGCTCGACCCGGTCGTCGATCCCAAGGCGGCGATGGCCCCTGACGCGGCGGTCCTGCACGAGAAGATCGGCTCGAACGTCGTGTGGCACGACAGCTTCGACTGGGGCAGCGACGTCGACGAGATCTTCGCCTCCGCGGACCACGTCTTCGAGTTCGACTACCGGTGGAACCGCAACGGCGGCGTGCCGCTGGAGACCATGGGTGTGATCGCCGACTACGACGTCCGCCGTGACGTGCTCGAGGTCTGGGCGTCGCACCAGTCGCCCCACCTGGACTCTGAGATCGCCAAGGTGCTGCGGCTCAGTGACCGCCAGGTGCTGCTGCACCAGGACATCGAGGTCGGTGGCTCCTACGGTGCCAAGCGCGGGCGGAAGCAGGTCTTCCTGACCTCCTACGCCTCGCGCACGGTCAAGCGGCCGGTCAAGTACATCGAGGACCGCCGCGACAACCTGATCGCCGGGGACGCGCACGGCCCCGACCGCTACTTCAGCGCTCGTTTCGCGGTCACCGAGGCCGGGGTCGTCAAGGGCTTCCAGCTCGACATCGTCGACGACGTGGGCGCGTACGTCGGCCGCGGACCCCTCCAGATGGGCAAGCCCGTGACCGCGGTCGTCGGCGCCTACACCATCGAGGCCGTGCGCTACACCGGGACCGCGGTGACCACGAACAAGACCAACCAGGCGCCCTTCCGCGGCTTCGGCATGGGACCGCACAACTACGTGCTGGATCGCTCCATGGACCGGATCGCGCGGGCTCTCGGGATCGACCGGGTGGAGATCCGCCGGCGCAACCTCATCCCCGCCGACGCCTTCCCCTACCGGATCCCGTCAGGCTCGACGTACGACTCCGGCAACTTCCAGGGAGCCCTGGAGAAGGCGCTGAGCATGCCCGGGTGCCCGCTGGTGGAGCGCCCCGAGCCCACGCCCGGCACCCTGCTGGGGGTCGGCCTGTCCACCTGTGTCGAGCCGAGCGGCGGCAACCAGGCGATCTTCTCCTTCCTCAACCCCAAGGCGCCGGGCATGACGCCGGAGACGACCAAGCTCACGATCACCAATGACGGCAGCCTGATCGCGACCATCGGGTTCCAGTCCACCGGCCAGAGCCACGAGTCGCTGGTCACCCAGCTGCTGTGCGAGGAGCTCGGCTTCCCCCGCGAGCGGATCGTGGTCGAGCGCGGCAACTCCCACTCCGGCATGGTCGGTGCGACGCCGATCGGCGACCGGATGACGCTGATGCTCGGCAGCGCCGTGCACAAGGCCGCGGCGAAGATGCGGGCCAAGCTCCTGCGGATCGCCGCGTTCCGGCTCGACCTCCCCGAGGACCGGCTGACGTACCGGGACATGGCGGTCACCGCCGACGGCGACGGCCGCCGGGTCACGGTCAAGGAGCTGATCCACGCGGCGTACCACGAGCAGCTCGGCATCCCCGAGGACGAGGAGCCCGGCCTCACCATCACCGCGATCGCCAAGCTGCCGGGCGGCGGTCTGGGCCTGGACGAGAAACGGCGCCTGCAGCACGGGTTCCCGTCCTACGGCTTCTCGGTCCACATCCCCGTGGTCGAGATCGACAAGGAGACCTTCCGGGTCCGGCTGCGCGACTACTACGTCGTGCACGACTGCGGACAGGTCATCAACCCGCTCGTCGTCGACGGCATGGTCATCGGCGGGATCTCCCAGGCGATCGGCTCGATCCTGCTCGAGCACTTCGACTACTCCGAGGACGGCCAGCCGCTGTCCACCTCCTTCATGGACTACATGCTGCCGACGGCGGACGTGATGCCCACCCGCATCCGGCTCGCCGAGCAGCGCACGCCGTCGCCCCTGCATCCGTACGGCGCCAAGGGGACGGGCGAGGGCGGCTACCTCGGCGGCCCCGCCGCGATCGCGTCGGCGATCGACGATGCCCTGGCCCAGCTCGGGGTCGTCGTCGGCACCACGCCGATCACCCCGGCCCGGATCTTCGCGGCCGTGCAGGAGGCCGGTGCGCTCGAGGAGGCGATCGCATGA
- a CDS encoding aldehyde dehydrogenase family protein — MTTVDEVAAFVAGLDLDDRCAAFVGGEVLRSDGDTIDVEDPATGKVLVATGEAGADLVDRAVLGAAEAFRGPWGTMRHSERGRALRRVADLLRENAGMLADLESIDTGKPLSQARSDVETSARYFEFYAGVADKNHGETIPTRSDELVYTVREPYGVVAHVTPWNSPLSQLCRGAAPSLACGNTVVVKPSEVTPLSTLVFARLLDRSGILPRDVLTVALGRGPTTGAAVVQHPAVGHIAFTGSVPTGTAIMTMAAQRMVGCNLELGGKSPTIVLADADLQKAARAGAAAAIRNSGQSCFATTRMLVHSSRYDEFVERCAEEMGNLSVGPGLTDPDLGPLSSGPHLAKVRSMVEAAVGEGAEVAAGGPDALDQPTGHFHAPTLLVGVDNAMTIAQNEVFGPVQSVIRFDDVDEAVAIANDSRYGLAAGVFTNDLTSAHALAGRLEAGQVQINRYPAGDVSTPFGGYKASGIGREKGVEAMHHYSQLKTVIIDLPEERWRGRTA, encoded by the coding sequence GTGACCACCGTCGACGAGGTCGCCGCGTTCGTCGCCGGCCTGGACCTCGACGATCGTTGCGCCGCCTTCGTGGGCGGCGAGGTCCTCCGGTCCGACGGGGACACGATCGACGTCGAGGACCCCGCGACCGGGAAGGTCCTGGTCGCGACCGGCGAGGCCGGGGCGGACCTCGTCGACCGGGCCGTGCTCGGTGCCGCCGAGGCCTTCCGCGGGCCCTGGGGGACGATGCGGCACTCCGAGCGGGGCCGGGCCCTGCGCCGGGTCGCGGACCTGCTCCGCGAGAACGCCGGCATGCTGGCCGACCTCGAGAGCATCGACACCGGCAAGCCGCTGAGCCAGGCCCGGTCCGACGTCGAGACCTCGGCCCGCTACTTCGAGTTCTACGCCGGAGTGGCCGACAAGAACCACGGCGAGACGATCCCGACCCGGTCCGACGAGCTGGTGTACACGGTCAGGGAGCCCTACGGCGTGGTCGCCCACGTCACGCCCTGGAACTCGCCGCTGAGCCAGCTGTGCCGCGGCGCCGCGCCGTCCCTGGCCTGCGGCAACACGGTCGTCGTGAAGCCGTCCGAGGTGACGCCGCTCTCGACCCTCGTGTTCGCGCGGCTGCTCGACCGGTCGGGCATCCTGCCCCGGGACGTGCTGACCGTCGCACTCGGCCGGGGGCCAACGACCGGCGCCGCCGTGGTCCAGCACCCCGCCGTCGGCCACATCGCGTTCACGGGCTCGGTGCCGACCGGAACCGCCATCATGACCATGGCGGCCCAGCGGATGGTGGGCTGCAACCTCGAGCTCGGCGGCAAGTCGCCGACCATCGTGCTCGCCGACGCCGACCTGCAGAAGGCCGCCCGCGCCGGTGCCGCCGCCGCGATCCGCAACTCCGGCCAGTCCTGCTTCGCCACCACCCGGATGCTCGTGCACTCCTCGCGCTACGACGAGTTCGTCGAGCGCTGCGCCGAGGAGATGGGCAACCTGTCCGTCGGTCCCGGGCTGACCGACCCCGACCTCGGCCCGCTCTCGTCGGGTCCGCACCTGGCCAAGGTGCGCAGCATGGTGGAGGCGGCCGTGGGCGAGGGCGCCGAGGTGGCCGCGGGCGGTCCCGATGCGCTGGACCAGCCGACCGGCCACTTCCACGCGCCCACGCTGCTCGTCGGCGTCGACAACGCCATGACCATCGCCCAGAACGAGGTGTTCGGGCCGGTGCAGTCCGTGATCAGGTTCGACGACGTGGACGAGGCCGTCGCCATCGCCAACGACAGCCGGTACGGACTCGCGGCGGGGGTCTTCACCAACGACCTCACCTCGGCCCACGCCCTGGCCGGGCGACTGGAGGCCGGGCAGGTCCAGATCAACCGCTATCCGGCCGGGGACGTCTCCACGCCGTTCGGGGGCTACAAGGCCAGTGGCATCGGGCGCGAGAAGGGCGTCGAGGCCATGCACCACTACAGCCAGCTCAAGACCGTGATCATCGACCTGCCCGAGGAGCGTTGGCGAGGGCGGACGGCATGA
- a CDS encoding FAD binding domain-containing protein — MKPAAFDIRTPASLDEALADLAELAERGDDVRPLAGGQSLIPLLNFRMSQPEVLVDLGDLDELRFVRREPDGGLRIGAMTTMSYLLDSPLVVESHPILRDTLRYVAHEPIRNRGTIGGSLSHMDPAAELPALALLLEVEIVLSSVRGRRTVPAADFLQGAYMTSIEEGELLTEVRIPPLPGGARTGVVEVAQRTGDFALAGAACVLRADVENRVQELRTVVFGSSTSPTRLPDVDAHAVGRVADADLALEVAGGYAAGIQPLDDRHGPADFRRHLTRVMVTRAIRDAAGLRLR; from the coding sequence ATGAAGCCCGCCGCCTTCGACATCCGCACCCCGGCGTCGCTGGACGAGGCGCTCGCGGATCTCGCCGAGCTCGCCGAGCGCGGCGACGACGTCCGGCCGCTCGCGGGCGGGCAGAGCCTGATCCCCCTGCTGAACTTCCGGATGTCCCAGCCCGAGGTCCTGGTCGACCTGGGCGACCTGGACGAGCTCCGCTTCGTCCGGCGCGAGCCCGACGGCGGCCTGCGGATCGGCGCGATGACCACCATGTCGTACCTCCTGGACTCCCCCCTGGTCGTGGAGTCGCACCCGATCCTGCGCGACACCCTGAGGTACGTCGCCCACGAGCCGATCCGCAACCGGGGGACGATCGGCGGCAGCCTCTCGCACATGGACCCGGCGGCCGAGCTCCCCGCGCTCGCGCTCCTGCTCGAGGTCGAGATCGTGCTGAGCTCGGTGCGCGGTCGCCGTACCGTGCCGGCGGCCGACTTCCTCCAGGGCGCCTACATGACGTCCATCGAGGAGGGGGAGCTGCTCACCGAGGTCCGCATTCCCCCGCTCCCCGGCGGCGCTCGGACAGGCGTGGTCGAGGTCGCCCAGCGGACCGGGGACTTCGCTCTCGCCGGCGCCGCCTGCGTGCTGCGAGCCGACGTCGAGAACCGCGTGCAGGAGCTGCGCACGGTCGTGTTCGGCTCGAGCACCTCGCCCACCCGCCTGCCCGACGTCGACGCGCACGCCGTCGGCCGGGTCGCCGACGCCGACCTGGCGCTGGAGGTGGCCGGCGGGTACGCCGCGGGCATCCAGCCGCTGGACGACCGGCACGGACCGGCCGACTTCCGCCGGCACCTGACACGCGTCATGGTCACCCGCGCCATCCGCGACGCAGCAGGACTGAGGCTGCGATGA
- a CDS encoding carboxymuconolactone decarboxylase family protein, with protein sequence MTSIHDATDGADIRRAIMGGDWVVAAEAGNGDAMDHFTKISIDHVWRNVWPRPGLELSYRSAVTIAALASLEAEGELVAHVRGALRNGLLEPTQIREILLHLIPYIGFPRARHAVEAVNDILAEAAAAEDAS encoded by the coding sequence ATGACCAGCATCCACGACGCCACCGACGGCGCCGACATCCGCCGCGCGATCATGGGCGGTGACTGGGTGGTGGCGGCCGAGGCCGGCAACGGCGACGCCATGGACCACTTCACCAAGATCAGCATCGACCACGTGTGGCGCAACGTCTGGCCGCGCCCGGGCCTGGAGCTGTCGTACCGCAGCGCCGTGACGATCGCCGCGCTGGCGTCGCTGGAGGCCGAGGGAGAGCTGGTCGCCCACGTCAGGGGCGCGCTGCGCAACGGCCTGCTCGAACCCACCCAGATCCGCGAGATCCTGCTGCACCTGATCCCCTACATCGGGTTCCCGCGCGCCCGGCACGCGGTCGAGGCGGTCAACGACATCCTCGCCGAGGCCGCGGCCGCGGAGGACGCCTCGTGA